From Cricetulus griseus strain 17A/GY chromosome 1 unlocalized genomic scaffold, alternate assembly CriGri-PICRH-1.0 chr1_0, whole genome shotgun sequence, a single genomic window includes:
- the Larp7 gene encoding la-related protein 7 isoform X3, with translation METENQKTMQESTEKRKEEKKKRSRVKQVLADIAKQVDFWFGDANLHKDRFLREQIEKSRDGYVDISLLVSFNKMKKLTTDGKLIARALKSSSVVELDLEGTRIRRKKPLGERPKDEEERTVYVELLPKNVTHSWIERVFGKCGNVVYISIPHYKSTGDPKGFAFVEFETKEQAAKAIEFLNNPPEEAPRKPGIFPKTVKNKPIPSLRVAEEKKKKKKKKGRIKKEDSMQAKELNMEDTSGMGVCKGKRPRTASEGSEAETPEAPKQPAKKKKKREKTEPSVLPEVRAGKRERSSAEDEDCQTPRPKAKKRAQKDGISQAASEISKESRDLEFCSTEEEKETGDRKGDSLLKVKRKHKKKHKERHKMGEEVIPLRVLSKTEWMDLKKEYLALQKASMASLKKTISQIKLESEMETDCTVPNKSGVKNGKVSHPECCTQEKVNNQGPQFVNGVIVKIMSTEPLPGRKQVRDILAALSEVVYVDLLEGDTECHARFKTPEDAQAVMNAQTEIRKKHCWNLEVLSGDHEQRYWQKILVDRQAKLNQPREKKRGTEKLITKAEKIRLAKTQQASQHIRFSEYD, from the exons ATggaaactgaaaatcaaaaaacTATGCAGGAAAGCactgagaagagaaaagaagaaaaaaaaaaacgctcCAGGGTTAAACAGGTGCTTGCAGACATTGCCAAGCAAGTGGACTTCTGGTTCGGGGATGCAAACCTTCACAAGGACAGGTTTCTTCGAGAGCAAATCGAAAAATCTAGAGATGGAT ATGTGGACATCTCTCTTCTGGTGTCTTtcaacaaaatgaagaaattgaCCACAGATGGGAAGCTAATAGCCAGAGCATTGAAAAGCTCATCTGTAGTAGAG ttggacTTAGAAGGGACCAGAATCCGGAGAAAAAAGCCCTTGGGAGAGAGACCAAAGGATGAGGAGGAACGCACCGTGTATGTG GAGCTACTTCCCAAGAATGTTACTCACAGCTGGATTGAAAGAGTATTTGGGAAATGTGGCAACGTGGTTTATATAAGTATTCCACATTACAAGTCTACTGGGGATCCTAAGGGATTTGCCTTTGTGGAgtttgaaacaaaagaacaagcagCAAAAGCCATTGAG tttcttaACAACCCACCAGAAGAGGCACCAAGAAAACCTGGCATATTTCCTAAGACAGTGAAAAACAAACCCATCCCTTCCTTAAGAGTAGCTG aagagaaaaagaagaagaaaaagaaaaaagggagaataaagaaggaagacaGTATGCAGGCCAAAGAGTTAAATATGGAGGACACAAGCGGCATGGGTGTGTGTAAAGGCAAGAGACCAAGGACTGCCTCTGAGGGCTCTGAAGCAGAAACTCCTGAAGCTCCAAAGCAACctgcaaagaagaagaaaaaacggGAGAAGACTGAGCCGTCTGTCTTACCTGAAGTTAGAgcagggaaaagggaaagaagcaGTGCTGAGGATGAAGACTGCCAGACCCCCAGGCCAAAAGCCAAGAAGAGGGCGCAGAAAGATGGCATTAGCCAAGCCGCTTCTGAAATCTCCAAGGAAAGCAGAG ACTTAGAATTCTGCTCtacagaggaggagaaggagacaggagataGAAAAGGTGACTCACtcctaaaagtaaaaagaaagcataagaAAAAACACAAGGAGAGACATAAAATGGGAGAAGAGGTTATACCGTTGAGAGTGCTGTCCAA GACTGAATGGATGGATTTGAAAAAAGAGTATTTGGCACTACAAAAAGCCAGTATGGCTTCTCTAAAAAAAACAATATCTCAAATAAAATTGGAGTCAGAAATGGAAACCGACTGTACAGTGCCCAACAAGTCTGGAGTGAAGAATGGAAAAG TCAGCCATCCAGAATGCTGCACCCAGGAGAAGGTTAACAACCAAGGCCCACAATTCGTGAATGGAGTTATTGTGAAGATCATGAGCACAGAGCCTCTACCTGGCAGGAAACAAGTCAGG GATATTTTGGCCGCACTCTCAGAAGTTGTTTACGTTGATTTGCTAGAAGGAGATACTGAATGCCATGCCCGGTTCAAAACTCCTGAGGATGCTCAGGCAGTAATGAATGCACAGACTGAAATCAGAAAGAAGCACTGTTGGAACCTCGAGGTCCTTTCGG gtgatCATGAGCAGAGGTACTGGCAGAAGATTTTGGTAGATAGACAGGCCAAACTTAATCAACCTcgggaaaagaaaagaggcacGGAGAAG